Proteins from one Clostridia bacterium genomic window:
- a CDS encoding putative DNA-binding protein, with translation MYDKIVQIALLFDFYGQLLTKKQIEIVDMYYGNDLSLGEISEQQGISRQGVYDTLKRAEKTLYEYEEKLGLVDRFLEQKESMQKINEMLNELLDKNEYDKKYFNEKISSIIEYIKLSVKE, from the coding sequence ATGTATGACAAGATTGTGCAAATAGCTTTATTGTTTGACTTCTACGGTCAGCTGCTTACAAAGAAGCAGATTGAGATTGTTGATATGTATTACGGCAATGACCTGTCCCTGGGTGAAATATCAGAACAGCAGGGAATAAGCAGGCAGGGAGTTTATGACACGCTGAAAAGGGCTGAGAAGACCCTATATGAATACGAGGAAAAACTTGGATTGGTAGACCGATTCTTAGAGCAAAAGGAAAGCATGCAGAAAATAAATGAAATGCTAAATGAATTATTGGATAAAAACGAATATGATAAGAAATATTTTAATGAAAAAATAAGCAGCATAATAGAATATATAAAACTATCGGTTAAAGAATAG